The following are encoded together in the Ovis aries strain OAR_USU_Benz2616 breed Rambouillet chromosome 15, ARS-UI_Ramb_v3.0, whole genome shotgun sequence genome:
- the MTCH2 gene encoding mitochondrial carrier homolog 2 isoform X2: MADAASQVLLGSGLTILSQPLMYVKVLIQVGYEPLAPTVGRNIFGRQVCQLPGLFCYAQHIASIDGKRGLFTGLTPRLCSGVLGTVVHGKVLQHYQECDKAEESGSGNVQKEVSSSFDRVIKETTREMMARSAATLITHPFHVITLRSMVQFIGRESKYCGLCDSIATIYREEGILGFFAGLIPRLLGDIISLWLCNSLAYLVNTYALDSGVSTMNEMKSYSQAVTGFFASMLTYPFVLVSNLMAVNNCGLAGGCPPYAPVYSSWIDCWCMLQKEGNMSRGNSLFFRKVPFGKTYCCDLRMLI; this comes from the exons ATGGCGGACGCGGCCAGTCAGGTGCTCCTGGGCTCCGGTCTCACCATCCTGTCCCAGCCGCTCATGTACGTGAAGGTGCTCATCCAG GTGGGATATGAGCCTCTTGCGCCAACAGTGGGACGAAATATTTTTGGGCGGCAAGTCTGTCAACTTCCTGGTCTCTTTTGTTATG CTCAGCACATTGCGAGCATTGATGGGAAGCGTGGATTGTTCACAGGCTTAACGCCAAGACTGTGTTCAGGCGTCCTTGGAACTGTGGTCCATGGTAAagttttacag CATTACCAGGAGTGTGACAAGGCTGAG GAGTCAGGATCTGGAAATGTACAGAAAGAAGTTTCATCTTCCTTTGACCGGGTTATCAAGGAG ACGACTCGGGAGATGATGGCCCGTTCTGCTGCTACCCTCATCACGCACCCCTTCCACG TGATCACTCTGAGATCTATGGTACAGTTCATTGGCAGAGAATCCAAGTACTG tggactttgtgactccatagcaACAATCTATCGGGAAGAGGGCATCCTAGGATTTTTTGC GGGTCTTATTCCTCGCCTCCTCGGCGACATCATTTCCTTGTGGCTCTGTAACTCGTTGGCCTACCTCGTCAATACCTATGCACTGGACAGTGGG GTTTCCACCATGAATGAAATGAAGAGTTATTCCCAAGCTGTCACAGGA TTTTTTGCCAGCATGTTGACCTATCCCTTTGTGCTTGTCTCTAATCTTATGGCTGTCAACAACTGTGG GCTTGCTGGTGGATGCCCTCCCTACGCCCCAGTATATTCTTCTTGGATAGATTGCTGGTGCATGCTACAGAAAGAG ggaAATATGAGCCGAGGAAATAGCTTGTTTTTCCGGAAGGTCCCCTTTGGGAAGACTTACTGTTGTGACCTGAGAATGTTAATTTGA
- the MTCH2 gene encoding mitochondrial carrier homolog 2 isoform X1, producing the protein MADAASQVLLGSGLTILSQPLMYVKVLIQVGYEPLAPTVGRNIFGRQVCQLPGLFCYAQHIASIDGKRGLFTGLTPRLCSGVLGTVVHGKVLQHYQECDKAEESGSGNVQKEVSSSFDRVIKETTREMMARSAATLITHPFHVITLRSMVQFIGRESKYCGLCDSIATIYREEGILGFFAGLIPRLLGDIISLWLCNSLAYLVNTYALDSGVSTMNEMKSYSQAVTGFFASMLTYPFVLVSNLMAVNNCGLAGGCPPYAPVYSSWIDCWCMLQKEVLLSHSLSCPPSLSLPPSLPPPPLLIFSGVFLLVFLKVSGIPG; encoded by the exons ATGGCGGACGCGGCCAGTCAGGTGCTCCTGGGCTCCGGTCTCACCATCCTGTCCCAGCCGCTCATGTACGTGAAGGTGCTCATCCAG GTGGGATATGAGCCTCTTGCGCCAACAGTGGGACGAAATATTTTTGGGCGGCAAGTCTGTCAACTTCCTGGTCTCTTTTGTTATG CTCAGCACATTGCGAGCATTGATGGGAAGCGTGGATTGTTCACAGGCTTAACGCCAAGACTGTGTTCAGGCGTCCTTGGAACTGTGGTCCATGGTAAagttttacag CATTACCAGGAGTGTGACAAGGCTGAG GAGTCAGGATCTGGAAATGTACAGAAAGAAGTTTCATCTTCCTTTGACCGGGTTATCAAGGAG ACGACTCGGGAGATGATGGCCCGTTCTGCTGCTACCCTCATCACGCACCCCTTCCACG TGATCACTCTGAGATCTATGGTACAGTTCATTGGCAGAGAATCCAAGTACTG tggactttgtgactccatagcaACAATCTATCGGGAAGAGGGCATCCTAGGATTTTTTGC GGGTCTTATTCCTCGCCTCCTCGGCGACATCATTTCCTTGTGGCTCTGTAACTCGTTGGCCTACCTCGTCAATACCTATGCACTGGACAGTGGG GTTTCCACCATGAATGAAATGAAGAGTTATTCCCAAGCTGTCACAGGA TTTTTTGCCAGCATGTTGACCTATCCCTTTGTGCTTGTCTCTAATCTTATGGCTGTCAACAACTGTGG GCTTGCTGGTGGATGCCCTCCCTACGCCCCAGTATATTCTTCTTGGATAGATTGCTGGTGCATGCTACAGAAAGAGGtacttctctctcattctctctcttgccctccctccctctctctgcctccctccctccctcctcctcccctcctcatattttctggagtttttttgcttgttttcttaaaAGTCTCTGGGATCCCAGGTTAA